ATGCTTTTCAATCTACCTGTACCGTATTCTGTAATAGCTATGATAATATTCTCGGCCATGGCAGAGGAACTTGTCAAATCAGCAGGTATCTACACCTTGTTCAAAAGAAAACTTGCAGATGTCTCTCTGAAGAACGCCGTCAGACTGGCGGTTCTTTCAGGTACGGGTTTCTTTGTGGGTGAGAAGGCGGTTGCTGTGCTGACACTTTCCCCTATAGCCAGTTCGGCCTTTGGTTCTGTCATGACAATGGGCACACTTCTGCTGATCCCGCTCTTACTCCATATATCAACCGCAATGGTCAGTTCACTGGGTATGTATCGTCTGGGAACACGAAGATACTTCATGGCAGTGCTTCTGGCGACCATCGTTCACAGTGCATATAACATGTTCATCCTGAGGGTGATTCTCTTTGGCTAGGTCAGGAAAATCCTATAAGAAGATCAGAGGCATTGCAAGAAAAGAGTTCTCGGAACTCATGCACGAGAAGACGTTCATACTTTCAGTACTGATCCAGCTCTTCATAGCATCCTTTTCTACATTCCTTGTGATCGGACTTACCTCATTCTATGATCCCACTGCAATGGGAGACATGGAACTGCAGGGAACAAAGATAGCCGTTGTGGGAACAGATGATAACGAACTTTACAATCTTCTACAGGAAAGCAAACTCAATACAAAGCTCTACAGTGACCTTACTCCGGCATATACTGACTTTTATGAACGCAGGATGGACGCTATAATAATAATACCGTCCGGACCCCCGCAAGGAGAGGATATACTGAACGTGGAGATATATCTCCCCAAGTCGGAGATAAAATCCACACTTATCTCCATGCAATTAAAAGAACCACTTGAGCAGTTCGAGCAGCAGGTACGCGATATACGCACACAGCGTCTGTCGGGTTATTCACCAATCGATGTGAATATTATAAAAAGAGGCATCAATACCTCTTCCACCTATTTCGAATTTGTCTATGTGGCACTTCTCCCACTGCTTGTATTCACACCTGCATTCATATCAGGCGGACTTATTATCGACTTCATTACGGAAGAATATGAAAGAAAGACAATGGAACTGCTGCTTGCATCCCCAGCATCCCTGCTGGATATCGTTAGTGGTAAGGTCCTGCTTGCAACTGCCATAGTGCCCCTGCAGTCCTTTGCGTGGATGCTGCTACTAAGACTAAACTGGATCAGGATAAGTAATTTCTTCGAGATACTGCTGGTGGTCACAATCATAGGACTGATACTTGTACTTCTGAGCAGCAGCATAGCCCTGACGTTCAAGGACAGGGGCGTCTCCCAGCTACTTTACTCTATGATATTGATCTTTCTCTTTATGGTATCATATCTCTTCACTAATTCACCCCTAAACCTTGTAACACGCCTCTCCATAGAGAGCATAGGTTCAATGGAATCGGGTATATGGATCCTGATCTATTCCCTGGTTGCAGCTGGATTGTATGTTCTTATGAGGGCTACCGTAAGCAAGAATACAATAACATTTAAAAGATAAAAATACATAGATGTTGATAATGGCTGCACGGAAGCTGGCAATCCTGACATTTATTTTACTTATTTTTACATCATCAGCTCATGCTTACGATTTTCGTGACGAGAACATATGGATATTCAAAGGGATGTATGAACTGGGACCCGGAGAGAGAGCAGAGCTGAATGAGTTTACCGTAAAGGCACATACCGTGGATACGGACAGCAACTCAGCCACTTTGCTGTTATACATTAACCGGGATTTCGCGGAATCCTATTATGTGGACACGGGAGCTAACAGTGAACAGATCTATAATGGAGAGCTGAAGATCGATGTCCTGGATATCAGCAATGGCATCGTGTCACTTGAAGTGCACAGGCAGAAGTATGAGAGGGTCTGGATAACAAATCTTGCAAAAACATCCCTTGGGATTGGCAACAGTATTCAGGATGGGGATTACACTGTAAAGCTACAGGATATCACTGAGGAAGGTGCAAAGATAGAAGTCAGAGGCGATGGCGTCACTGATGAAGAAATCTATTCCTCAGGCAACCACAGAAAGTTCTCAGATGAATTCATGGTTCATGTAATCTATGTTAATAAGCGGACACAGGAAGTCTCCATGGAAACACTGAGACCCGGAAAACCGAAGATCAAAATAGACACTGTGACGGATAAGGACAGCTATGAATCAGGAGAGACAATAGATTATCAGTTCATGGTAACCAATAACGGAACCCTTCCGTTGCACGGCCTGATAGTAAGCACAGGTTCCAACGAAGCTGATGTCAGTGAACCAGAGATGCAGCACTCTGAACTTGAACCCACAAAGATAAAAAAATTTATAATACCTATATCAGCACCTGTGACACCTGTTGCAAAAACAGTGAAGATCGAATCCGAGGTAATTGGTTATGATTATAAGGGAAATCCATACTCAGGATCGGGACAAACTGAAGTTCTGATCGAGCCTTATATTTCCGTTGAAAAGAGTGTTGAAATAGTTGAAAAACCCGACAGCAGCGTTCAATCCGGAACTGAGGAATATTTCAGGATCAGCATATCCGTGGAGAATACAGCTGATTTTCCCACAGCAGTAACGGTCAGTGACGTACTTGACCCATCATTGATTCCCTACGACCTGAAAAATACCGAATGGACATTAATGGTGGAAGCAAATTCTGCAAAAGAAATCGAATACCTTGCAAAACCCACATTTCCGGGAAAATATACATTCGAGCAGGCAGTTGTGCAATGGAAGGACGGCGGAAAGGCATATACTGTGAAGTCCGGCCCTGTTGAGGGAGAATACCTGATACACGGTTCAAGGGTCGTAGTGGAAAAATACGTATCACCAAATTACGCACTTCCGGGAAAAGAAGTGGAAGTTACTGTTAACATTATAAATTCCGGCAGCAGGAAAGTAGAAGTCAGACTTTCCGATAGTGTTCCCGGCCAGTTCACAATGGTATCCGGCAGCAACACATGGGAAGGCAGCCTTGATGCAGGTGAATCAGAAGAGATAAAATACGTGCTGGTAACAGAGGCCACCGGAAAACTTGATCTGGGTGCTGCAAGAGTTGATTATACAGACGAGCAGGACCAGAGTGGAAGTTCAAGTTCGGAAAAAACGGTGCTGTATGTGGATGATATGACAGAGAGCATTGTACCGGAAGAAACAGCAGAGACTGTGCAGGAATACGGGGAAGATACAGAAATCCATAATGATGCGAATCCAGCAGATGCAAATCCTGAAGTCGGGCGTGTGGAAGCTGCCGGATTCATGGTATCGTCATTTATCACCCTGTTCTGTATACTCGCGATCATACCGGCAATTGCATATCTATATATAAATAGAGTTTATAAATAATTGGCATAATAAG
The window above is part of the Methanolobus zinderi genome. Proteins encoded here:
- a CDS encoding ABC transporter permease translates to MARSGKSYKKIRGIARKEFSELMHEKTFILSVLIQLFIASFSTFLVIGLTSFYDPTAMGDMELQGTKIAVVGTDDNELYNLLQESKLNTKLYSDLTPAYTDFYERRMDAIIIIPSGPPQGEDILNVEIYLPKSEIKSTLISMQLKEPLEQFEQQVRDIRTQRLSGYSPIDVNIIKRGINTSSTYFEFVYVALLPLLVFTPAFISGGLIIDFITEEYERKTMELLLASPASLLDIVSGKVLLATAIVPLQSFAWMLLLRLNWIRISNFFEILLVVTIIGLILVLLSSSIALTFKDRGVSQLLYSMILIFLFMVSYLFTNSPLNLVTRLSIESIGSMESGIWILIYSLVAAGLYVLMRATVSKNTITFKR
- a CDS encoding DUF11 domain-containing protein, encoding MAARKLAILTFILLIFTSSAHAYDFRDENIWIFKGMYELGPGERAELNEFTVKAHTVDTDSNSATLLLYINRDFAESYYVDTGANSEQIYNGELKIDVLDISNGIVSLEVHRQKYERVWITNLAKTSLGIGNSIQDGDYTVKLQDITEEGAKIEVRGDGVTDEEIYSSGNHRKFSDEFMVHVIYVNKRTQEVSMETLRPGKPKIKIDTVTDKDSYESGETIDYQFMVTNNGTLPLHGLIVSTGSNEADVSEPEMQHSELEPTKIKKFIIPISAPVTPVAKTVKIESEVIGYDYKGNPYSGSGQTEVLIEPYISVEKSVEIVEKPDSSVQSGTEEYFRISISVENTADFPTAVTVSDVLDPSLIPYDLKNTEWTLMVEANSAKEIEYLAKPTFPGKYTFEQAVVQWKDGGKAYTVKSGPVEGEYLIHGSRVVVEKYVSPNYALPGKEVEVTVNIINSGSRKVEVRLSDSVPGQFTMVSGSNTWEGSLDAGESEEIKYVLVTEATGKLDLGAARVDYTDEQDQSGSSSSEKTVLYVDDMTESIVPEETAETVQEYGEDTEIHNDANPADANPEVGRVEAAGFMVSSFITLFCILAIIPAIAYLYINRVYK